One part of the [Synechococcus] sp. NIES-970 genome encodes these proteins:
- a CDS encoding two-component hybrid sensor and regulator, giving the protein MTKNNIQTETLYQLLSLIRHELRTPINAIIGYAEIVQEDLEEIESSSAKKCSYVIDQAHELLEIINNLLASDKKSKPEPFLLKECFSKVLLLMAPSIENIFLKISELRDEIIDEELIQDLEKIQIATTKLKNLVYSLESIYENFQDSLRIENTTFNISSDFFEENTEDVLNQSTQKARRDLLGRILVVDDNQANVDLLERQLTRQGHQVTTCLSAKLAIDILKQHLFDIILLDVIMPEVTGYEFLKFLKSHTEFQFIPVVMISALDDFQHIVQCIQIGAEDYLPKPCDPVLLKARIEASLERKKLRDKEVLYTHQLETLSSIMQNELDKGRQMQKNFLPSEIPNKKGWEFSTFFSPAKQLSGDFYDLFELPNDAIGIVVADVCDKGVGAALFMGLFRSLIRIFSGQTLLDGLHLESHKILDLESLRREDNYQPALEAISLANNYVALNHGDTGMFATIFFGVLDTKTGIMKYVSGGHEPAFLLDSQGNIKQVLNSTGPAVGMMVDLPFQIQEVEFKNGDLFCVYTDGIPESKSITGSFYGMDHLKEMMLQTYDSADHLVQNITGAVIKHIGEAEQFDDITVVGIRREF; this is encoded by the coding sequence ATGACAAAAAATAATATTCAAACTGAAACTTTATATCAATTACTTTCTTTGATTCGTCATGAGCTTCGCACACCAATTAACGCGATTATTGGATATGCGGAGATAGTTCAAGAAGATCTAGAAGAAATAGAATCTTCTTCTGCAAAAAAATGCAGTTATGTGATTGACCAAGCCCATGAACTCTTGGAAATCATCAATAATCTACTGGCATCAGATAAAAAATCTAAGCCAGAGCCTTTTCTGTTAAAAGAATGTTTTTCTAAAGTGCTTTTGCTCATGGCACCTTCCATAGAAAATATTTTCTTAAAAATAAGTGAATTACGCGATGAAATCATAGACGAGGAACTTATTCAAGATTTAGAAAAAATCCAAATAGCAACGACAAAACTCAAAAATCTTGTTTATAGTCTCGAAAGTATCTACGAAAATTTCCAAGACTCTTTAAGGATTGAAAACACAACCTTCAATATATCTAGCGATTTTTTTGAAGAAAACACAGAAGATGTTTTAAATCAGAGTACCCAAAAAGCCAGAAGAGATCTGTTGGGACGAATTTTAGTAGTAGATGATAATCAAGCTAATGTAGATCTTCTAGAACGTCAACTAACTCGACAAGGCCATCAAGTTACTACTTGTCTTAGTGCAAAACTTGCTATTGATATTTTGAAACAACACTTATTTGACATTATTCTTTTAGATGTAATAATGCCAGAAGTCACTGGTTATGAATTCTTGAAATTCTTGAAAAGCCACACTGAATTTCAGTTTATTCCAGTAGTGATGATTTCGGCTTTGGATGATTTTCAGCATATTGTTCAGTGTATTCAAATTGGCGCAGAAGATTACTTGCCTAAGCCTTGTGATCCTGTTTTGTTAAAAGCTCGTATCGAAGCATCTCTAGAGCGTAAAAAATTAAGAGACAAGGAAGTCCTATATACTCACCAATTGGAAACCCTGTCTTCCATTATGCAGAATGAACTGGATAAAGGACGACAAATGCAAAAAAATTTTCTGCCGTCTGAAATTCCAAATAAAAAAGGTTGGGAATTTAGTACTTTTTTTAGTCCAGCAAAACAACTTTCTGGTGATTTTTATGATTTATTTGAATTACCTAATGATGCAATTGGCATCGTAGTTGCAGATGTTTGTGACAAAGGTGTTGGCGCAGCTTTATTTATGGGGCTTTTTCGTAGTCTAATCAGAATTTTTTCTGGGCAAACACTTTTAGATGGACTTCATTTGGAATCTCACAAGATCCTTGATCTCGAAAGCCTAAGGAGAGAAGACAACTATCAACCAGCACTTGAAGCTATTTCTCTGGCTAATAATTATGTGGCTTTAAACCATGGCGATACAGGGATGTTTGCAACTATTTTTTTTGGTGTGTTGGACACAAAAACTGGCATAATGAAATATGTTAGTGGTGGCCATGAACCAGCTTTTCTTTTGGATTCCCAAGGGAATATCAAGCAGGTTTTGAATTCAACTGGCCCAGCGGTGGGAATGATGGTTGATTTGCCTTTTCAGATACAAGAAGTGGAATTTAAAAATGGAGATTTATTTTGCGTTTATACGGATGGTATTCCTGAATCAAAATCAATCACTGGATCTTTTTATGGCATGGATCATCTGAAAGAAATGATGCTTCAAACATATGATTCTGCTGATCACTTAGTCCAGAATATTACTGGTGCTGTTATCAAACATATTGGGGAAGCAGAACAATTTGACGATATCACAGTTGTTGGTATTAGAAGAGAGTTTTAG
- a CDS encoding putative anti-sigma regulatory factor, serine/threonine protein kinase, whose protein sequence is MSSIPDDLSCPASLDSLSTIASWVLDVAQKAGLSKKSAYNLRLAIDEIATNVILYGHQKVNIAKNITLKAEINESSLVITLKDQGIPYDPTTRDLPSAEDLSLSLEEREIGGLGVFLALNSVDGFQYERADNYNYNIFIMNIDVQN, encoded by the coding sequence ATGTCTTCTATCCCAGATGATTTAAGTTGTCCAGCATCTTTAGACTCATTATCTACAATAGCATCTTGGGTTTTAGACGTTGCTCAAAAAGCAGGCTTGAGTAAAAAATCTGCGTATAATCTTCGTTTGGCAATTGATGAAATTGCAACAAATGTTATTTTATATGGCCATCAAAAAGTAAATATAGCAAAAAATATTACCCTAAAAGCAGAAATTAATGAATCAAGCTTAGTCATCACACTTAAAGATCAGGGTATTCCCTATGACCCAACAACACGTGATCTTCCATCGGCAGAAGATCTATCCCTTAGTTTAGAAGAGAGAGAGATAGGCGGTTTAGGTGTTTTTTTGGCATTGAATTCTGTTGATGGATTTCAATATGAGAGAGCCGACAACTATAATTATAATATTTTTATAATGAACATTGATGTGCAAAATTAA
- a CDS encoding anti-sigma f factor antagonist, translating into MSLEVTLSVNNDVATINLSGQLDASSAELFQEKIKEAAAYDLRELILDLKNLDYMASAGLRVLIFSKQQMGSAVTIYLINTQEMVKETIKKTGFHHSVVLEE; encoded by the coding sequence ATGTCTTTAGAAGTTACTTTAAGTGTTAATAATGATGTTGCAACCATAAATCTGTCAGGTCAGCTAGATGCCAGTTCTGCAGAACTTTTTCAGGAAAAAATCAAAGAAGCTGCAGCCTATGATCTTAGGGAGCTGATTTTAGACTTAAAGAACCTTGATTACATGGCTAGTGCAGGTCTGAGAGTATTAATATTCTCCAAGCAGCAGATGGGAAGTGCGGTGACAATTTATCTTATAAATACCCAAGAAATGGTAAAAGAAACCATTAAAAAAACGGGATTTCATCATAGTGTTGTGCTTGAAGAATAA
- a CDS encoding two-component response regulator CheY subfamily protein — translation MNKILLVEDNEMNRDMLSRRLIRKGFDVVIAVDGEQAISMASSETPDLILMDMSLPIIDGWTATKHLKNQEVTANIPIIALTAHAMASDRTKAFAAGCDDYDTKPIEFKRLLEKINTLLST, via the coding sequence ATGAATAAGATTCTCTTAGTTGAAGACAATGAAATGAATCGGGATATGCTCTCTAGGAGGCTTATTCGCAAAGGATTTGATGTTGTTATTGCCGTTGATGGCGAACAGGCGATTAGCATGGCATCATCAGAAACACCTGATTTGATTTTGATGGATATGAGTTTGCCAATTATTGATGGCTGGACGGCGACTAAGCATCTTAAGAATCAAGAGGTCACGGCTAATATCCCAATTATTGCCTTAACTGCCCATGCCATGGCAAGTGATCGCACAAAAGCGTTTGCTGCTGGATGCGACGATTATGATACTAAGCCGATAGAATTTAAGCGACTCTTGGAAAAAATAAATACTCTTTTGTCAACTTAA
- a CDS encoding isoamylase: MQRIDVHPTHTYHQYKLRCGKPFPFGATLVPGGINFSIYSSYATSCILVLFEKHAKEPLIEIPFPTEFRIGNVYCMIVFDLDYENLEYGYRMDGPNDFKEGHWFDKSKILMDPYARSIGGRDVWGVTPDWQDIYQHRSRIAFDDFDWEDDCLLEIPPEDQIIYEMHVRSFTRHPSSGIKEKHQGTFAGILEKIPYFKELGINTIELMPIYEFDEFENSRLNPETGELLVNYWGYSTVGFFAPKTGYAATGKYGMQVDEFKNLVKTLHKHGIEVILDVVFNHTAEGNEKGPTISFRGIDNKTYYMLTPEGYYFNFSGTGNTLNCNNPIVRGMVLDCLRYWAAEYHIDGFRFDLAAILGRDPWGYPLTNPPLLESLAFDPILAKCKLIAEAWDAGGLYQVGSFPAYGRWAEWNGKYRDSIRKFLKGDGNVGEVAQRLQGSPDLYAASGRSPATSINFITCHDGFTLMDLVSYNQKQNIANGENNNDGSNDNDSWNCGVEGPTDDPQILSLRYRQIKNAIVMLMVSQGVPMILMGDEFGRTKNGNNNTYCHDNELNWLNWNLLSKNHELFRFTKAMIAFRNAHPVLRNTHHFQNKDYVGSGLPDISWHGTQAWQADWSSSHIIAFMLCGKHAKQGTIADERIYVAFNMHWQAHYFELPRTLEGKKWYIFANTGVASPMDINSPGNEIMIDNQSGLFLRERSAVILIAR, encoded by the coding sequence ATGCAGAGAATTGACGTTCATCCCACACACACCTATCACCAATATAAGTTGCGTTGTGGGAAACCTTTTCCATTTGGTGCGACTCTTGTTCCGGGTGGAATCAATTTTTCAATATATTCTAGCTATGCAACTTCATGCATATTAGTTCTTTTTGAAAAACATGCTAAAGAACCATTGATTGAAATTCCATTTCCTACGGAATTTCGTATTGGCAACGTTTATTGCATGATAGTTTTTGATCTTGACTACGAAAATCTTGAGTATGGTTATCGAATGGATGGCCCAAATGATTTTAAAGAAGGTCATTGGTTTGACAAGAGTAAAATCTTAATGGATCCCTATGCTAGAAGCATTGGTGGACGAGATGTATGGGGGGTAACACCTGACTGGCAAGATATTTATCAGCATCGGTCGCGAATCGCCTTTGATGACTTTGACTGGGAAGATGACTGTCTATTAGAAATTCCTCCAGAAGATCAAATTATTTATGAAATGCACGTACGTAGTTTTACGCGTCATCCTTCTTCCGGAATAAAAGAAAAACACCAGGGAACTTTTGCGGGTATTCTTGAAAAAATCCCCTATTTTAAAGAATTAGGTATTAATACTATTGAGTTAATGCCTATTTATGAATTTGATGAATTTGAGAATAGTCGTCTAAACCCTGAAACAGGAGAACTACTGGTTAATTACTGGGGCTATAGTACCGTTGGTTTTTTTGCACCTAAAACTGGTTATGCAGCTACTGGGAAGTATGGAATGCAAGTTGACGAATTTAAAAATTTAGTCAAAACATTACATAAGCATGGCATTGAAGTCATTTTAGATGTTGTTTTTAATCATACAGCAGAAGGAAATGAAAAAGGGCCGACTATTTCTTTCCGTGGCATTGATAATAAAACATACTATATGCTAACCCCAGAAGGTTATTATTTTAATTTTAGTGGTACTGGTAATACCCTCAATTGTAATAATCCAATTGTGCGGGGAATGGTTTTAGATTGTTTACGTTATTGGGCTGCTGAATACCATATTGATGGATTTCGATTTGACTTGGCGGCTATTTTAGGTCGTGATCCGTGGGGTTATCCTTTGACTAATCCTCCTTTATTAGAAAGCTTAGCATTTGATCCAATCTTAGCTAAATGCAAGCTCATCGCAGAAGCATGGGACGCAGGTGGTCTTTATCAAGTTGGTTCTTTTCCTGCATATGGTCGTTGGGCGGAATGGAACGGCAAATACAGAGATAGTATACGGAAATTTTTAAAAGGGGATGGTAATGTTGGAGAGGTAGCTCAACGTTTACAAGGCTCTCCTGATTTGTATGCAGCATCTGGTCGCTCTCCAGCAACATCTATTAACTTTATCACCTGTCATGATGGCTTTACATTAATGGATTTGGTTTCTTACAACCAAAAACAAAATATAGCTAATGGAGAAAACAATAATGATGGAAGTAATGACAATGATAGTTGGAATTGCGGTGTTGAAGGGCCAACCGATGATCCACAAATTTTAAGTTTGCGTTACCGTCAAATTAAAAATGCCATAGTGATGTTGATGGTTAGTCAGGGTGTCCCTATGATCTTGATGGGAGACGAATTTGGTAGGACCAAAAACGGAAACAATAATACATATTGCCATGACAACGAATTGAATTGGTTGAATTGGAATTTGTTAAGTAAAAATCATGAATTATTTCGTTTTACAAAAGCAATGATTGCTTTCCGTAATGCCCATCCTGTGTTGAGAAACACCCATCATTTTCAAAATAAAGATTATGTAGGTAGTGGACTCCCTGATATCAGTTGGCATGGAACTCAGGCTTGGCAAGCTGATTGGTCTTCTTCGCATATCATTGCTTTTATGTTGTGTGGAAAACATGCTAAACAGGGAACTATCGCTGATGAAAGGATATACGTTGCATTTAACATGCATTGGCAAGCACATTACTTTGAATTACCGCGAACTCTTGAAGGTAAAAAATGGTATATTTTTGCTAATACAGGAGTCGCTAGTCCTATGGACATTAATTCTCCTGGAAATGAAATTATGATTGATAATCAATCGGGTTTATTCCTTAGAGAGCGATCAGCCGTTATTTTGATTGCCAGATAA
- a CDS encoding anti-sigma-factor antagonist: MQISLQTIDDLQIASLTGDIDASTAPIVTEQILPIIKPSAKIILDMTKVAYMSSAGLRMLLSLHRQSTGQNSILVIVGLSEDVQDTMAVTGFLSFFKTYSSLEEATTVFQT, translated from the coding sequence ATGCAAATATCTCTTCAAACTATTGATGATCTGCAAATTGCGTCACTTACTGGCGATATTGATGCGAGCACAGCGCCAATTGTTACTGAACAAATTTTACCAATTATTAAACCAAGCGCTAAAATCATTTTGGATATGACAAAAGTCGCCTATATGTCTAGTGCTGGTTTGCGCATGTTGCTTTCATTACACCGACAATCAACAGGTCAAAACAGTATTTTAGTAATCGTAGGTTTATCTGAAGATGTTCAGGACACAATGGCTGTAACTGGCTTTTTGAGTTTCTTTAAAACTTATTCTTCTCTAGAAGAAGCAACAACAGTTTTTCAAACATAA